One part of the Rhizobium rhizogenes genome encodes these proteins:
- a CDS encoding DUF4286 family protein, whose protein sequence is MSLLGKAVVAIWNDILPEGRENFIEWHNREHIPERVSIPGFLRGRRYIAQQGTPEYFTLYEAADAQVLVGQPYLDRLNNPTPWTKRSTTDFRNTTRGVCNTDYSYGCGDGGFIATFRFDAAEADRATIRSMLAEALCETGKLNGVSGAHLCIADNGASSLETAERKGRQVGVPNWIIMIEGGSASSVSGASDGLVQHLSRTELIGLAEPGLYRLEFALSENAVQQSAA, encoded by the coding sequence ATGTCTCTTTTGGGAAAAGCCGTCGTCGCCATCTGGAACGACATCTTGCCGGAAGGCCGCGAAAATTTCATTGAATGGCACAATCGCGAACATATTCCCGAGCGGGTATCGATACCCGGTTTCCTGCGCGGACGCCGCTATATCGCGCAACAGGGAACACCCGAATATTTCACGCTCTATGAGGCAGCGGATGCGCAGGTACTGGTAGGCCAGCCCTATCTAGACCGGCTCAATAATCCCACCCCCTGGACAAAACGCTCAACCACTGACTTCCGCAACACGACACGCGGTGTCTGCAACACCGACTATTCTTATGGGTGCGGTGACGGCGGCTTCATCGCCACTTTTCGTTTTGATGCGGCCGAGGCCGACAGGGCGACAATCCGATCGATGCTGGCCGAGGCTCTCTGCGAAACCGGCAAGCTGAACGGCGTCAGCGGCGCCCATTTGTGCATTGCAGACAATGGCGCAAGCAGCCTCGAAACCGCCGAACGCAAAGGCCGGCAGGTTGGCGTACCCAACTGGATCATCATGATCGAAGGCGGCTCGGCCTCTTCCGTCTCCGGTGCTTCAGACGGCTTGGTACAACACCTCTCCAGAACCGAGCTCATCGGCCTCGCGGAACCTGGACTTTATCGCCTTGAATTCGCACTCAGCGAAAATGCCGTTCAGCAATCAGCTGCATAG
- a CDS encoding fumarylacetoacetate hydrolase family protein, producing MKFLRYGPIGQEKPAALDAEGNIRDLSSVVADIAGPTLSRSSLEKLAKIDLSSLPAVSSDVRIGPCVGAVGNFVAVGLNYIDHALETNTPIPEEPVLFNKHTSCISGPNDPIYLLKDSEKTDWEVEIAFVIGEPAYHVREEDALSAIAGFCVCHDVSERAFQIERGGQWTKGKSGPTFGPLGPWLVTPDEVGNVQNLGLWLDVNGQRMQTGSTSKMIFPIATLVSYISRFMRLMPGDVITTGTPPGVGLGMKPPVFLKAGDVVELGIDSLGTQRQIVTAFDV from the coding sequence ATGAAATTTCTTCGTTATGGTCCCATCGGCCAGGAAAAACCCGCAGCGCTCGATGCGGAGGGTAACATCCGCGATCTTTCTTCCGTCGTCGCCGATATTGCTGGGCCGACCCTCTCGCGCAGCTCCCTTGAAAAGCTGGCGAAAATTGATCTTTCGTCGCTTCCGGCCGTATCATCGGATGTCCGGATCGGTCCCTGCGTCGGTGCTGTCGGTAATTTTGTTGCGGTCGGCCTCAATTACATCGACCATGCGCTGGAAACGAACACACCCATCCCCGAAGAGCCGGTGCTTTTCAACAAACACACGTCCTGCATTTCCGGCCCGAATGATCCGATCTACCTGCTAAAGGATTCGGAAAAGACTGACTGGGAGGTAGAGATCGCCTTCGTTATCGGTGAGCCCGCCTATCATGTGCGGGAAGAAGATGCGCTCTCCGCCATAGCGGGTTTCTGCGTCTGCCATGACGTCTCCGAGCGCGCCTTTCAGATAGAACGCGGCGGCCAATGGACCAAAGGCAAAAGCGGACCGACATTCGGTCCTCTCGGACCATGGCTGGTCACGCCGGATGAAGTCGGCAACGTGCAAAATCTGGGCCTGTGGCTCGACGTCAACGGCCAGCGCATGCAGACCGGTTCGACGTCCAAGATGATTTTCCCGATCGCGACGCTTGTTTCTTATATCAGCCGCTTTATGCGCCTCATGCCGGGCGACGTTATCACCACGGGCACGCCGCCCGGGGTTGGCCTTGGAATGAAACCGCCTGTCTTTCTAAAAGCCGGCGATGTGGTCGAACTCGGCATTGATAGCCTTGGCACACAGCGTCAAATCGTGACAGCATTCGACGTGTAA
- a CDS encoding 2-keto-4-pentenoate hydratase: MTAIEKLAESFTIASLEGTKISLATVQGEGLIPTTLEEAMAAQRAFAKNWAKPVAGWKLAIRPDGEAIGAPMFDCVRVDETNVAFFPQDGTEGIEIEICFTLSADIPAATEGPLTRDDLIGFIDKVHLGAELLRYRLVEKNQVPFPLFLADRLANHGFVIGPEVDKDIVDVFAGNGENLPQLTVTEGQLSLFDATVKHPNGDPLAPLVAFANAAFNTGGMLKAGNVVTTGSLCGAIPNMLAGKTHITLESVGAFTLSGPRP, from the coding sequence ATGACAGCAATCGAAAAACTGGCGGAAAGCTTCACTATAGCGAGCCTCGAGGGCACGAAGATTTCTCTGGCGACGGTTCAGGGCGAGGGCCTCATTCCCACCACCCTCGAAGAGGCTATGGCGGCTCAGCGGGCTTTTGCGAAAAACTGGGCGAAACCGGTTGCCGGCTGGAAACTGGCGATCCGCCCGGATGGCGAGGCCATCGGGGCGCCCATGTTCGATTGCGTTCGGGTCGACGAAACCAATGTCGCTTTTTTTCCTCAAGATGGCACCGAAGGCATCGAGATCGAGATTTGCTTTACCCTTTCCGCCGATATCCCGGCCGCGACCGAAGGGCCGCTGACCAGGGACGACCTGATAGGATTTATCGACAAGGTCCACCTTGGCGCTGAACTTCTTCGCTACAGGCTGGTGGAAAAAAATCAGGTGCCGTTTCCGCTTTTTCTCGCGGATCGCCTCGCCAACCACGGCTTCGTCATCGGCCCGGAAGTCGATAAGGACATCGTGGATGTCTTTGCCGGAAATGGCGAGAACCTGCCGCAGCTCACCGTTACCGAGGGGCAGTTATCGTTGTTCGATGCTACAGTAAAGCATCCGAATGGTGATCCGCTCGCGCCGCTGGTCGCCTTTGCCAATGCGGCATTCAACACAGGCGGGATGCTCAAGGCAGGCAATGTGGTGACGACGGGCAGCCTTTGCGGCGCGATACCGAACATGCTTGCCGGCAAGACACACATAACGCTGGAATCGGTTGGTGCCTTCACACTGTCCGGTCCGAGGCCATAG
- a CDS encoding LysR family transcriptional regulator produces MARLETNRAGEMEIFVRVVELGGFSRAAAAANMTPSAVSKLIARLEGRLGARLLNRSTRQLQITPEGCAFYERATRILADLEEAERAAGRGEQPVGRVRINTSASYATHILAPVLPRFLALHPGITLDIVQTDLVVDLLAERMDVAVRAGPLKSSTLVARKLGETRMIIAAAPDYLERCGVPQTIADLEDHNRLGFGYTRSVEGWPLREGGKTAVIPATGRVQVSDGEGLRRLALAGVGLVRLAAFTVREDIAAGRLISILDHLDTGETEMFHAVYVGQRGPLPARIRALLDFLGEYGRVK; encoded by the coding sequence ATGGCGCGACTGGAGACCAACCGGGCAGGGGAGATGGAAATCTTCGTGCGGGTCGTCGAACTCGGTGGTTTTTCCCGCGCGGCCGCGGCGGCAAACATGACGCCTTCGGCGGTGAGCAAGCTGATCGCACGGCTGGAAGGCCGCCTTGGCGCGCGTCTGCTCAACCGTTCCACCCGGCAGCTTCAGATAACGCCGGAGGGCTGCGCCTTCTATGAAAGGGCCACCCGCATCCTCGCCGATCTCGAAGAGGCCGAACGCGCCGCCGGTCGGGGCGAACAGCCCGTCGGCCGCGTGCGGATCAACACCAGCGCGTCCTACGCAACGCATATTCTTGCGCCCGTCCTGCCGCGGTTTCTGGCGCTTCATCCGGGTATCACGCTCGATATCGTCCAGACGGATCTGGTGGTCGACCTTCTTGCGGAACGCATGGATGTCGCGGTGCGTGCCGGGCCGCTGAAGAGTTCAACTCTCGTCGCCAGGAAACTCGGTGAGACAAGGATGATCATCGCCGCAGCCCCGGATTATCTGGAGCGCTGTGGCGTGCCGCAAACCATCGCCGATCTGGAGGATCACAATCGCCTCGGATTTGGCTATACCCGGTCAGTCGAGGGGTGGCCGTTGCGGGAGGGCGGAAAGACCGCCGTCATTCCGGCGACCGGGCGCGTGCAGGTCAGTGATGGCGAGGGCCTTCGCCGTCTTGCCCTTGCCGGTGTCGGTCTGGTTCGCCTTGCTGCCTTCACCGTGCGGGAGGATATCGCCGCCGGCCGGCTCATATCGATCCTCGATCACCTCGATACGGGCGAGACGGAGATGTTTCATGCCGTTTATGTCGGTCAGCGCGGACCTCTTCCAGCACGCATCCGGGCGCTGCTCGATTTTCTGGGCGAATACGGGCGGGTGAAATGA
- a CDS encoding aldo/keto reductase, with translation MEYRHLGQSGLKVPVLSFGTGTFGGSGPLFSNWGNSDATEARRMIDICLEAGVNLFDTADVYSNGASEEVLGEAVKGRRDSILISTKTSLPMGDGPNEAGSSRFRLLRAVDNALRRLKTDHIDILQLHAFDAFTPVEEVLSTLDTLVRSGKVRYTGVSNFSGWQIMKSLAVADRYGWPRYVVNQVYYSLIGRDYEWDLMPLGADQGLGAMVWSPLGWGRLTGKIRRGAPLPEGSRLHETASFGPPVEDEHLYRVIDALDAVAEETGRTVPQVALNWLLRRPTVSTVIIGARNEEQLRQNLDAVGWEVTSAQVAKLDEASETTAPYPHFPYQRQEGFARLNPPAITRQTMPL, from the coding sequence ATGGAATATCGCCATCTCGGCCAATCCGGCCTGAAAGTGCCGGTCTTGAGTTTCGGCACCGGAACCTTCGGCGGCTCCGGCCCGCTCTTCAGCAACTGGGGCAATTCAGACGCCACGGAAGCCCGGCGCATGATCGATATTTGTCTGGAAGCCGGCGTCAACCTGTTCGATACCGCCGACGTCTATTCCAATGGAGCATCGGAGGAAGTGCTTGGCGAAGCCGTCAAGGGAAGGCGTGACAGCATTCTGATCTCAACCAAGACCAGCCTACCGATGGGCGACGGGCCAAACGAGGCCGGGTCCTCCCGCTTCCGGCTGCTGCGCGCGGTGGATAACGCCCTGCGCCGCCTAAAGACCGACCATATCGACATCCTTCAGCTCCATGCCTTCGATGCCTTCACGCCGGTTGAGGAGGTGCTGTCGACGCTCGATACGCTCGTCCGGTCCGGCAAGGTGCGGTATACAGGTGTCTCGAATTTTTCAGGCTGGCAGATCATGAAATCGCTTGCCGTCGCGGACCGATATGGCTGGCCGCGTTATGTGGTCAATCAGGTCTATTACTCCCTGATCGGCCGGGATTACGAATGGGATCTGATGCCGCTCGGCGCGGATCAGGGTCTTGGCGCAATGGTCTGGAGCCCGCTCGGCTGGGGGCGGCTGACCGGAAAAATCCGCCGCGGCGCGCCGCTGCCCGAAGGTAGCCGCCTGCATGAGACCGCCAGCTTCGGCCCGCCGGTGGAGGATGAACATCTCTACCGCGTGATCGATGCGCTCGACGCTGTCGCGGAAGAAACCGGCAGAACGGTGCCACAGGTCGCCCTCAACTGGCTGCTCAGACGCCCCACTGTTTCCACGGTAATCATCGGCGCACGCAATGAGGAACAGCTTCGCCAGAACCTCGATGCCGTGGGATGGGAAGTGACATCCGCACAGGTGGCGAAGCTGGACGAGGCCAGCGAGACGACTGCTCCCTATCCGCATTTCCCGTATCAGCGCCAAGAGGGCTTTGCCCGGCTTAATCCACCGGCCATAACACGTCAGACTATGCCGCTCTAA
- a CDS encoding bile acid:sodium symporter family protein: MKTLAAVSAFVGKTFAAWVILFAVLGFFFPDTFKQIAPWIVTLLSIIMFGMGLTLSVDDFREVVKRPFDVTIGVLGQFLIMPLLAVLLTRIIPMPPEVAAGVILVGCCPGGTSSNVMTYLSKGDVALSVACTSVTTLAAPLVTPFLVWLFASQFLPVDGWAMFLSIVKVVLVPLALGAALQKLLPGLVKTAVPALPLVSVIGIVLIVSAVVGGSKAAIAQSGLMIFAVVVLHNGLGYLLGYLAAKATGLSLAKRKAIAIEVGMQNSGLGAALATAYFSPLAAVPSAIFSVWHNISGAVLANWFSGRVDAGSANKAG, translated from the coding sequence ATGAAAACGCTGGCAGCCGTTTCGGCTTTCGTGGGCAAGACCTTTGCCGCCTGGGTCATCCTGTTCGCCGTGCTTGGCTTTTTCTTTCCGGATACGTTCAAACAGATTGCACCGTGGATCGTCACACTTTTGTCGATCATCATGTTCGGCATGGGGCTCACTCTCTCGGTCGATGACTTCAGGGAGGTCGTCAAAAGGCCGTTCGATGTGACGATCGGCGTACTCGGCCAGTTTCTCATCATGCCGCTTCTGGCGGTGCTGCTGACCCGGATCATTCCCATGCCGCCGGAAGTCGCCGCTGGCGTCATTCTGGTTGGTTGCTGCCCGGGCGGCACCTCTTCCAACGTCATGACCTATCTCTCCAAGGGCGATGTCGCCTTGTCCGTTGCCTGCACCTCGGTAACCACGCTTGCCGCGCCGCTGGTGACGCCATTCCTCGTCTGGCTGTTTGCGAGCCAGTTCCTGCCCGTTGATGGCTGGGCCATGTTCCTCAGCATCGTCAAGGTCGTTCTGGTTCCGCTCGCCCTCGGCGCTGCCCTGCAGAAACTCCTGCCCGGCCTCGTCAAGACCGCCGTTCCGGCACTGCCGCTTGTGAGCGTCATCGGCATCGTCCTCATCGTTTCGGCCGTCGTGGGAGGATCAAAAGCCGCGATCGCCCAGTCCGGACTGATGATTTTCGCTGTCGTCGTGCTGCATAACGGGCTTGGCTATCTCCTCGGTTATCTAGCGGCAAAGGCAACGGGCCTGTCGCTCGCCAAACGCAAGGCCATTGCGATCGAGGTGGGCATGCAGAACTCCGGCCTTGGCGCCGCACTCGCCACGGCCTATTTCTCACCTCTCGCCGCGGTTCCGAGCGCCATTTTCAGCGTCTGGCACAATATTTCCGGCGCGGTTCTGGCGAACTGGTTTTCGGGACGGGTGGACGCAGGCTCCGCCAACAAAGCCGGCTGA
- a CDS encoding superoxide dismutase codes for MAFQLPDLPYAHDALAHSGMSEETLKFHHDLHHKAYVDNLNKAISGTEWEKSSLEDIVCGTYEKGAVAQSGIFNNASQHWNHNLFWEIMGPGNHAIPKALEDALTQSFGSVSLFKQNFALAGASQFGSGWAWLVVDTDGTLKITRTENGVNPLCFGQKALLGCDVWEHSYYIDFRNKRPAYIENFLDNLVNWQAVAARL; via the coding sequence ATGGCTTTCCAGCTTCCCGATCTCCCCTATGCCCATGATGCGCTGGCCCACTCGGGCATGTCCGAGGAGACGCTGAAGTTTCATCACGATCTCCATCACAAGGCCTATGTCGATAACCTCAACAAGGCGATATCAGGTACCGAATGGGAGAAAAGCAGCCTCGAGGACATCGTCTGCGGCACCTATGAGAAGGGCGCGGTGGCGCAGTCCGGCATCTTCAACAATGCCTCCCAGCACTGGAACCACAATCTCTTCTGGGAGATCATGGGGCCGGGAAACCATGCCATCCCGAAGGCGCTGGAAGACGCGCTGACGCAATCCTTCGGTTCGGTATCGCTGTTCAAGCAGAACTTCGCCCTTGCCGGCGCCTCGCAGTTCGGCTCGGGCTGGGCGTGGCTGGTGGTGGATACCGACGGCACGCTGAAGATCACCCGCACCGAAAACGGGGTCAATCCGCTCTGCTTCGGGCAGAAGGCGCTTCTTGGCTGCGATGTGTGGGAACACAGCTATTACATCGATTTCCGCAACAAGCGTCCGGCCTATATCGAGAACTTCCTCGACAATCTGGTGAACTGGCAGGCAGTGGCCGCCCGCCTCTGA
- the fdxA gene encoding ferredoxin FdxA → MPYVVTENCIACKYMDCVEVCPVECFYEGENMLVIHPDQCIDCGICERECPAAAIRPDTEAGLHVWLDLNRHYSGIWPRVHQKRTPPDNADIMNGAAAKFSIFSKNPGAGG, encoded by the coding sequence ATGCCCTATGTCGTCACCGAGAACTGCATCGCCTGCAAATATATGGACTGCGTGGAGGTCTGCCCGGTCGAATGTTTCTACGAAGGCGAGAACATGCTCGTCATCCATCCCGACCAATGTATCGATTGCGGCATCTGCGAACGGGAATGTCCTGCGGCGGCAATCCGGCCGGATACCGAGGCCGGGCTGCATGTCTGGCTCGACCTCAACCGCCACTATTCCGGCATCTGGCCACGCGTGCATCAGAAAAGGACGCCGCCTGACAATGCCGACATCATGAATGGTGCCGCAGCCAAGTTTTCCATTTTTTCGAAGAACCCGGGAGCGGGCGGTTAG
- a CDS encoding flavin reductase family protein: MSHNLRLIDGGVVNHAHIPLKASASPAISPREFKDAMAGLAFTVALAAAAHAGERIGRTITSFMPLSAEPPLLMISIDASSRMVDLIAASRRFSVSALARGQEEVAGVFAGKGNLPDRFSVGDWDLWPSGNPRLADTLLSMDCELVGSIDAADHILFVGAIIEAASDPTRKALLWSERSYTGTGERRANS, from the coding sequence ATGTCTCATAATCTCAGGCTGATCGATGGCGGTGTCGTCAATCACGCGCATATCCCGCTGAAAGCCTCGGCCTCCCCGGCGATCTCACCGCGTGAATTCAAGGATGCGATGGCCGGCCTCGCCTTCACCGTGGCTTTGGCCGCCGCCGCCCATGCCGGAGAGCGGATCGGGCGAACGATCACCTCCTTCATGCCACTCAGCGCGGAGCCGCCGCTTCTGATGATCTCCATCGACGCCAGCAGCCGCATGGTCGATCTCATCGCCGCAAGCCGGCGCTTCTCCGTTTCGGCGCTGGCCAGAGGGCAGGAAGAGGTTGCCGGCGTGTTTGCCGGAAAGGGCAACCTGCCGGACCGGTTTTCCGTTGGCGACTGGGATCTCTGGCCTTCGGGAAACCCGAGGCTTGCAGATACGCTGCTGTCCATGGATTGCGAACTCGTCGGCTCCATCGATGCCGCCGACCATATCCTGTTCGTCGGGGCCATCATCGAAGCGGCGTCTGATCCGACGCGCAAAGCCCTGCTCTGGAGCGAACGCTCCTACACCGGCACGGGGGAACGCAGAGCCAACTCCTGA
- a CDS encoding AraC family transcriptional regulator, which produces MDPLSDIVDLLRPSAAVSKPISGKGRWGVRYRPHDAPGFALVLAGAAWVMMEGRAPLRLTCGDFLLLPTTPAFSLCSETDVECVPVEPQDRAVRHGEQEGAPDFVALGGSFRFERINASLLLSLMPEMIYVPAEEKGASRLARLIELLSEECAGEDPGKELIIRRMLEVLLVEALRRPGAGNAAIPAGLVKAMRLPGLARALSAMHEDVRVGWTVAELAGIAGMSRSAFSARFVEMVGCAPIEYLARWRMALARDALLRGVKSLDRIADEIGYESASAFSTAFRRRMGVAPGSFARANNDDHPHSTAFL; this is translated from the coding sequence ATGGATCCTCTCAGCGATATCGTCGACCTTTTGCGACCCAGCGCCGCCGTCTCGAAGCCGATTTCCGGCAAGGGCAGATGGGGAGTGCGCTATCGTCCGCATGATGCGCCGGGTTTCGCGCTCGTCCTTGCCGGTGCCGCATGGGTGATGATGGAAGGCCGGGCTCCTCTCAGGTTGACATGCGGAGATTTCCTGCTTCTGCCCACAACGCCCGCTTTTTCGCTTTGTAGCGAGACCGATGTCGAGTGCGTCCCCGTCGAACCGCAGGATCGGGCTGTCCGTCATGGCGAACAGGAGGGTGCGCCCGATTTTGTCGCGCTGGGCGGAAGCTTCAGGTTCGAACGCATCAATGCTTCACTTCTGCTGTCACTGATGCCCGAAATGATCTACGTGCCGGCAGAGGAGAAAGGCGCATCGCGGCTGGCGCGGCTGATCGAGCTATTGTCAGAGGAATGCGCCGGGGAGGATCCTGGCAAGGAACTGATCATCCGGCGCATGCTGGAAGTTCTTCTGGTGGAAGCGCTGCGCAGGCCGGGAGCGGGCAATGCGGCAATTCCTGCGGGATTGGTAAAGGCAATGCGTTTACCCGGCCTTGCCCGCGCATTATCGGCGATGCATGAAGATGTTCGTGTGGGCTGGACGGTTGCGGAACTGGCGGGAATCGCCGGCATGTCGCGTTCGGCCTTTTCCGCGCGCTTCGTTGAAATGGTGGGCTGCGCGCCGATCGAATATCTCGCCCGGTGGCGGATGGCGCTTGCCAGAGATGCGCTCCTGCGCGGGGTAAAATCGCTCGACCGCATTGCCGATGAAATCGGCTATGAGTCCGCCAGCGCATTCAGCACCGCGTTCCGCCGGAGAATGGGCGTTGCTCCAGGAAGCTTTGCCCGGGCAAACAATGACGATCATCCCCATTCCACGGCTTTTCTCTAG
- a CDS encoding SDR family oxidoreductase — MTNTILITGTSSGYGKAIAELFLARGWNVIATMRRPSAARFADDTGRLRVLSLDVTDEDSIAAVIDAAGPIDVLVNNAGIGMVGAFEATPMSAVRTIFDTNSFGVMAMTQAVIPQMRKRQSGMIINVTSSVTLASFPLAAAYTASKQAIEGFTGSLTHELAHFNIGVKLVEPGYAPTTGFTNNAILPLEQLLPEDYMGFAGPILETFAQPALTTHESDVAEAVWSAVHDTSGQLHFPAGADAVALARKH, encoded by the coding sequence ATGACCAACACCATCCTCATCACCGGCACGTCGTCGGGTTATGGCAAAGCGATTGCCGAACTGTTCCTGGCACGCGGCTGGAACGTCATCGCCACCATGCGGCGTCCAAGCGCTGCCCGCTTTGCTGATGATACCGGCCGGTTGCGCGTGTTGTCACTGGATGTGACAGACGAGGATAGCATTGCGGCAGTGATCGATGCCGCCGGCCCGATCGACGTCTTGGTGAATAATGCCGGCATCGGTATGGTCGGCGCCTTTGAGGCTACACCGATGTCGGCGGTGCGCACGATCTTCGACACCAACAGCTTCGGTGTGATGGCCATGACACAGGCCGTCATCCCGCAGATGAGAAAACGCCAGTCCGGCATGATCATCAACGTCACGTCCAGTGTTACGCTTGCTTCTTTCCCGCTTGCCGCCGCCTATACCGCCAGCAAGCAGGCCATTGAGGGATTTACCGGCTCGCTCACGCATGAACTGGCGCATTTCAACATTGGCGTGAAGCTGGTCGAGCCGGGTTATGCCCCGACAACCGGCTTCACGAACAACGCCATTCTGCCGCTTGAGCAGCTGCTTCCCGAAGATTACATGGGCTTCGCAGGACCAATTCTCGAGACTTTCGCCCAACCAGCGTTGACCACCCATGAAAGTGATGTCGCCGAAGCGGTTTGGAGCGCGGTGCATGACACCTCGGGACAGCTCCACTTTCCAGCGGGCGCGGATGCCGTTGCTCTGGCCCGCAAACACTGA
- a CDS encoding inositol monophosphatase family protein, translating to MNERLDRAVAIIEEAMGLALRFFEARDAIATRTKGFQDFVSEADTTVEKLVRDRLAAAFPGETVLGEEMGGVADDAYWIIDPIDGTANFLRGSPLWGISLGFVRNGRPELGVVAMPVFKDIYAAADGTGLMLNGKPLARHVPFEGVQVMSLGDSAAADAEEVAALTVGLRHAGWVVESIRTTSIGLAFAARGIFDGHLQKLTTMWDIAGGVVLAREAGLDVRIGTRLGSGIPWVAAATPALMAVTEGLWPEIRQKLPAEPA from the coding sequence ATGAACGAGCGTCTCGACCGCGCCGTCGCCATCATCGAGGAAGCGATGGGCCTTGCCCTTCGCTTTTTCGAGGCCCGCGACGCCATCGCCACCCGGACGAAGGGTTTTCAGGATTTCGTCTCGGAAGCCGATACCACAGTCGAAAAGCTGGTGCGCGACCGTCTGGCGGCCGCTTTTCCCGGAGAAACGGTGCTGGGGGAAGAAATGGGCGGCGTTGCCGATGACGCCTATTGGATCATCGATCCCATCGACGGCACCGCCAATTTCCTGCGCGGTTCGCCGCTCTGGGGCATCTCCCTCGGCTTCGTGCGCAACGGCCGGCCGGAACTCGGCGTCGTCGCCATGCCGGTTTTCAAGGACATTTATGCGGCGGCGGATGGAACCGGGCTGATGCTGAACGGCAAGCCGCTTGCCCGCCATGTGCCCTTCGAGGGTGTGCAGGTCATGTCGCTTGGCGACAGCGCCGCTGCCGATGCGGAAGAGGTGGCGGCTCTTACCGTCGGGCTTCGGCATGCGGGCTGGGTGGTGGAATCCATCCGCACGACATCGATCGGCCTTGCCTTTGCCGCGCGCGGTATCTTCGACGGCCATCTGCAGAAGCTGACGACCATGTGGGATATCGCCGGCGGCGTCGTTCTCGCAAGGGAAGCGGGCTTGGACGTCCGTATCGGAACGCGCCTCGGCAGCGGTATCCCCTGGGTCGCAGCCGCAACGCCGGCGCTGATGGCGGTGACGGAAGGGCTCTGGCCGGAAATCAGGCAGAAACTGCCGGCGGAGCCCGCGTGA
- a CDS encoding glycerophosphodiester phosphodiesterase family protein, with protein sequence MHQTLATSRKTSTACNVLALCSRDNPAILTIAHRGFWTATAENSLASVRAAVAAGVEMIEIDTQATADGRLVVIHDETLDRTTTGKGTVSALPFEVVRAAKLKAGAGGDAAGVTDECVPTLEELLEEARGRITVNIDTKFTRDLPQVMETVLRLGVEDQVLVKTDIDPEAGHFEVLETGWFGKIPHMPMFPVRKGRFAEDLRRIEALKAPMIEVKFTDIADLAEGRAEMERQNIRLWINSLDVSHCLDFNDTRALSNPEAVWGALAGAGVGAIQTDEVEAFTNWLKAGAGETGRAWTR encoded by the coding sequence ATGCACCAGACCCTTGCCACCTCCCGAAAGACCTCCACCGCCTGCAATGTGCTTGCGCTCTGCTCACGCGACAATCCGGCCATCCTCACCATCGCCCATCGCGGATTCTGGACCGCCACCGCCGAAAACTCGCTCGCCTCCGTCCGCGCCGCAGTTGCCGCCGGCGTCGAGATGATCGAGATCGACACGCAGGCGACGGCCGATGGCCGGCTGGTCGTCATTCATGACGAAACGCTCGACCGCACCACGACGGGCAAGGGGACCGTGAGCGCGCTGCCTTTCGAGGTGGTCCGCGCAGCGAAATTGAAGGCCGGTGCGGGCGGCGATGCGGCTGGCGTGACCGATGAATGCGTGCCGACGCTGGAGGAATTGCTGGAAGAGGCGCGCGGCAGGATCACCGTCAATATCGACACCAAATTCACCCGCGATCTGCCACAGGTCATGGAAACCGTGCTGCGGCTTGGCGTCGAGGATCAGGTGCTGGTGAAAACCGATATCGATCCTGAGGCCGGCCATTTCGAAGTGCTGGAAACCGGCTGGTTCGGCAAAATCCCGCATATGCCGATGTTCCCGGTGCGAAAGGGCAGGTTTGCCGAGGACCTGCGCCGGATCGAAGCCTTGAAGGCGCCGATGATCGAGGTGAAATTCACCGATATCGCCGATCTGGCCGAGGGCCGTGCCGAGATGGAGCGCCAGAATATCCGCCTCTGGATCAACTCGCTCGACGTTTCCCATTGCCTTGATTTCAACGATACGCGGGCGCTTTCAAATCCCGAAGCCGTCTGGGGTGCTCTCGCCGGGGCGGGCGTCGGCGCGATCCAGACCGATGAAGTCGAAGCCTTCACCAACTGGCTGAAGGCGGGCGCCGGCGAGACGGGCAGGGCGTGGACACGATGA